One Lytechinus pictus isolate F3 Inbred chromosome 12, Lp3.0, whole genome shotgun sequence genomic region harbors:
- the LOC135156097 gene encoding probable ATP-dependent helicase PF08_0048, with product MRETWLENNGDPSVGEQALADMKQSILRTQYFSEIELERIKQKAHILCREIDNAGNDETSDDHGDGDDKNAGPDNANDGHRYADDKNAVDGDANGDHGNDDDNENHDGDDNNVGVDDFNDGHDDADNNDTGDDDTNDDLGDAEVNNAGKPNDDANDDHAEANNDEADNDSVAINDNHGDVVNNDTADDDYDADIDGKNVYHKGRNEGGQPNKDGRVETCDKRLSRHPPKANDTTWPANYNENSKITDTQSLHSKVRRKREKKLWSNKEKENLMTCFYFATDVSHKTRHYRKRMRETWLENNGDPSVGEQALADMKQSILRTQYFSEIELERIKQEAHILCREVNNAGNDDTIDDHGDAKDSDHDNAGTGDTNNGPDDNADVVDANEDHGDSDDKNADDDVIEDHNDADDKNTGDDDAYEIYGHSDYNSANGDEAKVGKSMILDTQ from the coding sequence atgagagaaaCGTGGCTTGAAAATAATGGTGATCCATCCGTTGGAGAGCAAGCTCTGGCAGACATGAAACAAAGTATCCTTCGTACTCAATATTTCAGCGAGATTGAATTagagagaataaaacaaaaggCACATATACTTTGTAGAGAAATCGATAATGCCGGTAATGACGAAACCAGCGACGATCATGGGGATGGTGATGACAAAAATGCCGGTCCTGACAATGCCAACGATGGCCATAGATATGCTGATGACAAGAATGCCGTCGATGGCGATGCCAACGGCGACCATGGTAATGACGATGACAACGAAaaccatgatggtgatgacaataatgTCGGTGTTGATGATTTCAACGATGGCCATGATGATGCTGACAACAATGATACCGGTGATGACGATACCAATGATGATCTCGGTGATGCTGAAGTCAATAATGCTGGCAAGCCTAATGACGATGCCAACGACGACCATGCTGAAGCTAATAACGATGAAGCAGATAATGACAGTGTTGCTATAAACGATAACCATGGCGATGTTGTGAACAATGACACAgctgatgatgactatgatgccGATATTGATGGTAAGAATGTGTATCATAAAGGCAGGAACGAAGGAGGCCAACCAAATAAAGACGGGAGAGTAGAAACGTGTGACAAGAGATTATCAAGACATCCACCCAAGGCCAATGATACGACATGGCCAgccaattataatgaaaattcgAAGATCACAGATACACAATCGCTACACAGCAAAGtgaggaggaaaagagaaaagaaattatggtcaaataaagagaaggaaaatcTTATGACTTGCTTCTACTTTGCGACTGATGTATCTCATAAAACTAGACATTACAggaagagaatgagagaaaCGTGGCTTGAAAATAATGGTGATCCATCCGTTGGAGAGCAAGCTCTGGCAGACATGAAACAAAGTATCCTTCGTACTCAATATTTCAGCGAGATTGAATTAGAGAGAATAAAGCAAGAGGCACACATACTTTGTAGAGAAGTCAATAATGCCGGTAATGACGATACCATCGATGACCATGGGGATGCTAAGGACAGTGATCATGACAATGCCGGCACTGGTGATACCAATAATGGCCCTGATGATAATGCCGATGTTGTTGATGCCAACGAAGAccatggtgatagtgatgacaaAAATGCCGATGATGATGTCATCGAGGAccataatgatgctgatgacaaAAATAccggtgatgatgatgcctACGAGATCTATGGCCATTCTGACTACAATAGTGCCAATGGTGACGAAGCCAAAGTAGGAAAATCGATGATTCTAGACACACAATAA